Proteins from one Desulfovibrio aminophilus genomic window:
- a CDS encoding PAS domain S-box protein translates to MKDEKRTKNDLLRELRELRQHARLLETLGIRPGGTDAVLPMRHMLDAIHDGITLMDRDLTVVLTNSTVDRWYAHAVPILGRKCHDVFLGRKTPCPDCPTLRALETGTVQHYETQRHGPEGPDGWLEVYASPIMDEDGRPVAVLEYSRDITKRRQAEEALTRSEGNYRLLVENQADMVVKFDPQGHILFASPALCRALGRSEAELVGSHYGPLVHPEDRPVSEAGFETLFSPPYTLTSQTRVLTPSGWRWQQWSHRAVTDARGEVVEVVGTGRDIEEQKRAETALLESEARFRTLTETAGVAIFIIQNEHIVYINPAGERLCGRPLEELLSIPFWEIVHPDMRETVRAYGMARQRGETPPSSYEMAVLLPSGQTRWADLSVTTLDYGGAPAILGTASDITERHLAAMALRDSEARFRSVFENAAVGIALADTDGRLVDVNRTFLDLLGYEVHEVLNRSARDFAFPEEAELSDENQRKALADSTTTFRTERRYRRKDGAEIWVDISVSPILDRHGDVVALMAALLDITEAKRASLALNETLDELDSVLDNSLVGIAVMRDRVITRLNTRMADMLGYTAQEMLGQSARIIHISDKHYEEFGQVYHRRLDRTQFTNIEYPLMRKDGREIWCRLAGKAIDRGNLSRGVVWCVEDVTEEKKAQQALRQYAKDLFRTKQQVEESARRLAAIIGELDEKNERLELEIAERKRVEEALRESELRYRELSIRDELTGLFNARHFFDLAEAEIRRTTRYGHPLSLIFIDLDDFKKFNDAHGHLAGDKVLAALGRVLAASIRDTDAAFRYGGEEFVILLPETPGREAMLQADRVREAFCQIAFSPAQACQTLSVGVAQFRPGETLRDFIHRADQAMYRAKNSGKNRCLLAD, encoded by the coding sequence ATGAAGGACGAAAAAAGGACCAAGAACGACCTCCTGCGGGAGTTGCGCGAACTGCGCCAGCACGCCCGCCTCCTGGAAACCCTGGGCATCCGTCCCGGCGGCACGGACGCGGTGCTGCCGATGCGCCACATGCTGGACGCCATCCACGACGGCATCACCCTCATGGACCGCGACCTCACCGTGGTCCTGACCAACTCCACGGTGGACCGCTGGTACGCCCACGCCGTGCCCATCCTGGGCCGCAAGTGCCACGACGTCTTCCTGGGCCGCAAGACGCCCTGCCCGGACTGCCCCACCCTGCGGGCCCTGGAGACCGGGACCGTGCAGCACTATGAGACCCAACGCCACGGGCCGGAGGGCCCGGACGGCTGGCTGGAGGTCTACGCCTCGCCGATCATGGACGAGGACGGCCGCCCGGTGGCCGTGCTGGAATACTCCCGGGACATCACCAAGCGCAGGCAGGCCGAGGAGGCCCTGACCCGCAGCGAGGGAAACTACCGCCTGCTGGTGGAGAACCAGGCCGACATGGTGGTCAAGTTCGACCCCCAGGGCCACATCCTCTTCGCCAGTCCGGCCCTGTGCCGGGCCCTGGGCCGCTCCGAGGCCGAGCTGGTGGGCTCGCACTACGGCCCCCTGGTCCATCCCGAGGACCGTCCCGTGTCCGAGGCCGGATTCGAGACCCTCTTTTCGCCGCCCTACACCCTGACCAGCCAGACCCGCGTCCTGACCCCCTCGGGCTGGCGCTGGCAGCAGTGGTCCCACCGCGCCGTGACCGACGCCCGGGGCGAGGTGGTCGAGGTGGTGGGCACGGGCCGGGACATCGAGGAGCAGAAGCGCGCCGAGACCGCGCTCCTGGAATCCGAGGCCCGCTTCCGCACGCTCACCGAAACCGCGGGCGTGGCCATCTTCATCATCCAGAACGAACACATCGTCTACATCAACCCGGCGGGCGAACGGCTCTGCGGCAGGCCCCTCGAGGAACTGCTCTCCATCCCCTTCTGGGAAATCGTCCACCCGGACATGCGCGAGACCGTGCGCGCCTACGGCATGGCCCGCCAGCGCGGCGAGACCCCGCCCTCCTCCTACGAAATGGCGGTCCTTCTGCCCTCGGGTCAGACCCGCTGGGCCGACCTGTCCGTGACCACCCTGGACTACGGGGGGGCCCCGGCCATCCTCGGCACGGCCTCGGACATCACCGAGCGCCACCTGGCGGCCATGGCCCTGCGCGATTCCGAGGCCCGCTTCCGCTCCGTGTTCGAGAACGCGGCCGTGGGCATCGCCCTGGCCGACACCGACGGACGTCTGGTGGACGTGAACCGCACCTTCCTGGACCTGCTCGGCTACGAGGTCCACGAGGTCCTGAACCGCTCGGCCCGCGACTTCGCCTTCCCCGAGGAGGCGGAGCTGTCGGATGAAAACCAGCGCAAGGCCCTGGCCGACTCGACCACGACCTTCCGCACCGAGCGCCGCTACCGCCGCAAGGACGGCGCGGAAATCTGGGTGGACATCTCCGTGTCCCCAATCCTGGATCGCCACGGCGACGTGGTCGCGCTCATGGCCGCGCTCCTGGACATCACCGAGGCCAAGCGGGCCTCCCTGGCCCTGAACGAGACCCTGGACGAGCTGGACAGCGTGCTGGACAACAGCCTGGTGGGCATCGCGGTCATGCGCGACCGGGTCATCACCCGGCTGAACACCCGCATGGCCGATATGCTCGGCTACACGGCCCAGGAGATGCTGGGCCAAAGCGCCCGCATCATCCACATCTCGGACAAGCACTACGAGGAGTTCGGCCAGGTCTACCACCGCCGCCTGGACCGCACCCAGTTCACCAACATCGAGTATCCGCTCATGCGCAAGGACGGCCGGGAGATCTGGTGCCGCCTGGCGGGCAAGGCCATCGACCGGGGCAACCTGAGCCGGGGCGTGGTCTGGTGCGTGGAGGACGTGACCGAGGAGAAGAAGGCCCAGCAGGCCCTGCGCCAATACGCCAAGGACCTCTTCCGCACCAAGCAGCAGGTGGAGGAAAGCGCCCGGAGGCTGGCCGCCATCATCGGCGAGCTGGATGAGAAGAACGAACGGCTGGAACTGGAGATCGCGGAACGCAAACGCGTGGAGGAGGCCCTGCGGGAGTCCGAGCTGCGCTACCGCGAGCTGTCCATCCGCGACGAACTGACCGGGCTCTTCAACGCCCGCCACTTCTTCGACCTGGCCGAGGCGGAAATCCGGCGCACCACCCGCTACGGCCACCCCCTCTCGCTCATCTTCATCGACCTGGACGACTTCAAGAAATTCAACGACGCCCACGGCCACCTGGCCGGAGACAAGGTCCTCGCCGCCCTGGGCCGGGTGCTCGCCGCCTCCATCCGCGACACGGACGCGGCCTTCCGCTACGGTGGCGAGGAGTTCGTCATCCTCCTGCCGGAAACCCCGGGCCGCGAGGCCATGCTCCAGGCCGACCGGGTGCGCGAAGCCTTCTGCCAGATAGCTTTCAGCCCGGCGCAGGCCTGCCAGACCCTGTCCGTGGGCGTGGCCCAGTTCCGGCCGGGCGAAACCCTGCGCGACTTCATCCACCGCGCGGACCAGGCCATGTACCGGGCCAAGAACTCCGGCAAGAACCGCTGCCTGCTGGCCGACTGA
- the larB gene encoding nickel pincer cofactor biosynthesis protein LarB yields MSFDELLDAYRQGRADKDDLKRALLRETYIDAGMAKLDHRRAERTGCAEVVFCQGKTPEQVAEIMTRLAEHQPRVLGTRADRAQADAAAARLDVDYDPVSRLLVHAREPLVPLGKVVVLSAGTSDLPVAEEAARTAEFLGSRVLRHYDCGVAGLHRLFPVIEELRSARAVVCVAGMEGALASVAGGLCPAPVIAVPTSVGYGASYGGLAALLAMLNSCAPGVCTVNIDNGFGAGYLAHRMNTLAG; encoded by the coding sequence ATGAGCTTCGACGAACTCCTGGACGCCTACCGCCAGGGCCGCGCCGACAAGGACGACCTGAAGCGGGCGCTGCTGCGCGAAACCTACATCGACGCGGGCATGGCCAAGCTGGACCACCGCCGCGCCGAACGCACGGGCTGCGCCGAGGTGGTCTTCTGCCAGGGCAAGACCCCGGAACAGGTGGCCGAGATCATGACCCGCCTGGCCGAACACCAACCCCGCGTCCTGGGCACCCGCGCGGACCGGGCCCAGGCCGACGCCGCCGCGGCCCGGCTGGACGTGGACTACGACCCGGTCTCCCGCCTGCTCGTCCACGCCCGTGAACCCCTGGTTCCCCTCGGCAAGGTCGTGGTCCTCAGCGCGGGCACCTCGGACCTGCCCGTGGCCGAGGAGGCCGCCCGGACCGCCGAATTCCTCGGCTCCCGAGTGCTGCGCCACTACGACTGCGGCGTGGCCGGACTGCATCGGCTCTTCCCCGTGATCGAGGAGCTGCGCAGCGCCCGGGCCGTGGTCTGCGTGGCGGGCATGGAGGGGGCCCTGGCCTCCGTGGCGGGCGGACTCTGCCCCGCGCCCGTCATCGCCGTGCCCACCAGCGTGGGTTACGGCGCGAGCTACGGCGGACTGGCCGCGCTCCTGGCCATGCTCAACTCCTGCGCCCCGGGCGTCTGCACCGTGAATATCGACAACGGCTTCGGCGCGGGATACCTTGCTCACCGGATGAACACCCTGGCCGGATGA
- a CDS encoding NAD(P)/FAD-dependent oxidoreductase, whose amino-acid sequence MEKTSIKPRAALGEIGPEGLIRIARVVEEFGIPVVRATAGQRLLLAGIRPGDYEAVRAALGGGEAHCPHYVQACPGRDGCAHSLADGQGLGRELEALLADMDLPAKVKAGVSSCPRSCAESLVRDLGLVGRSSGWSLYFGGNAGMRPRVGDLLAGKLSAVEALGLSRRVLEFYAREGKEKERTARFVERIGLDAVREGVL is encoded by the coding sequence GTGGAGAAGACGAGCATCAAGCCCAGGGCGGCGTTGGGCGAGATCGGGCCGGAGGGGCTGATCCGCATCGCCCGGGTGGTGGAGGAGTTCGGCATTCCCGTGGTCCGGGCCACGGCCGGGCAGCGCCTGCTGTTGGCGGGCATCCGGCCCGGGGACTACGAGGCCGTGCGCGCGGCCCTGGGCGGCGGCGAGGCCCACTGCCCGCACTATGTCCAGGCCTGCCCGGGCCGGGACGGCTGCGCCCATTCCCTGGCCGACGGCCAGGGCCTTGGGCGGGAACTGGAGGCCCTGCTGGCGGACATGGACCTGCCCGCCAAGGTCAAGGCCGGGGTGTCGTCCTGCCCGCGCTCCTGCGCCGAGAGCCTGGTGCGCGACCTCGGGCTTGTGGGCCGCTCCTCGGGCTGGAGCCTGTATTTCGGCGGCAACGCGGGCATGCGGCCGAGGGTCGGCGACCTGCTGGCCGGGAAGCTCTCGGCCGTTGAGGCCCTGGGGCTTTCGCGCCGCGTGCTGGAGTTCTATGCCCGGGAAGGGAAGGAGAAGGAGCGGACGGCCCGCTTTGTGGAGCGGATCGGCCTGGATGCTGTGCGCGAAGGCGTTCTTTAA
- a CDS encoding TIGR00268 family protein: MTQRALSGLEPLLALLRPLPGAVAAYSGGVDSTLLAFAAHTALGPRALAVTVRSAFTATCDTDLALAKARELGLNHRVLDLDVWGVAGLPANGPDRCYRCKRAVLTPLAALVAPGAALLEGTNADDDPTRPGRRAAAELGALSPLARAGLDKAAVRALSRDLGLPGWDAPSNSCLATRIPTGTALTPAALERVDRLETLARGLGLSALRCRDLGDVLSLELPPDQIPLARNHEDRLSEAARAAGFSGLRIKDRIPA, translated from the coding sequence ATGACGCAGCGCGCCCTGTCCGGCCTGGAGCCGCTTCTGGCCCTGCTGCGGCCCCTGCCCGGCGCCGTGGCGGCCTATTCCGGCGGGGTGGACTCCACCCTGCTGGCCTTTGCCGCGCATACGGCCCTGGGGCCCCGTGCCCTGGCCGTGACCGTGCGTTCGGCCTTCACCGCCACCTGCGACACGGACCTGGCCCTGGCCAAGGCCCGCGAACTCGGTCTGAACCACCGCGTCCTGGACCTGGACGTCTGGGGCGTGGCCGGACTCCCGGCCAACGGCCCGGACCGCTGCTACCGCTGCAAGCGGGCCGTGCTCACGCCCCTGGCCGCCCTCGTCGCTCCGGGAGCCGCCTTGTTGGAAGGCACCAACGCCGACGACGACCCGACCCGGCCCGGACGCCGCGCCGCGGCCGAGCTGGGCGCGCTCTCGCCCCTGGCCCGGGCCGGACTGGACAAGGCCGCCGTGCGCGCCCTGTCCCGCGACCTGGGTCTGCCCGGCTGGGACGCGCCCTCCAACTCCTGCCTGGCCACGCGCATCCCCACGGGCACGGCCCTGACCCCGGCCGCCCTGGAGCGCGTGGACCGGCTGGAGACCCTGGCCCGGGGCCTGGGCCTCTCGGCCCTGCGCTGCCGCGACCTGGGCGACGTCCTCTCCCTGGAACTCCCGCCGGACCAGATTCCCCTGGCCCGGAACCACGAAGACCGCCTCTCCGAGGCGGCCCGCGCCGCCGGATTCTCCGGCCTGCGCATCAAGGATCGGATTCCCGCATGA
- a CDS encoding ATP-binding protein encodes MKVKRKLISIDEDLCDGCGQCVPSCAEGALRIIDGKARLVAERYCDGLGACLGECPTGALRVVEVETEDFDPEAVTAHLKEQGRPVPGHMPRPEELRLERSAPRPAGGCPGSRLVAVTPCQAANQPRTMAAAPAAPTGAQGSALSHWPVQIRLVPPHAPFLKDADLLVTADCAAAAHPALHADLLPGRVLLLGCPKFDDAAAYEDKFTAIFQANAPRSVTVLEMEVPCCSGLSRIVLAAMRRAGIAAPLEKIVLGLDGRVLGRRPLAA; translated from the coding sequence ATGAAAGTGAAGCGCAAGCTCATCAGCATCGACGAAGACCTCTGCGACGGCTGCGGCCAGTGCGTGCCGTCCTGCGCCGAGGGCGCCCTGCGAATCATCGACGGCAAGGCTCGGCTCGTGGCCGAGCGATACTGCGACGGCCTGGGGGCCTGCCTGGGCGAGTGCCCCACCGGCGCGCTCCGCGTGGTCGAGGTGGAGACCGAGGACTTTGATCCCGAGGCCGTGACCGCTCATCTCAAGGAACAGGGACGGCCCGTGCCCGGGCACATGCCCCGGCCCGAGGAGCTTCGCCTGGAGCGGTCCGCGCCCCGCCCGGCGGGCGGCTGCCCCGGCTCGCGGCTGGTGGCCGTGACTCCCTGCCAGGCCGCCAACCAGCCCCGGACGATGGCGGCCGCGCCCGCCGCCCCGACCGGAGCCCAGGGCAGCGCCCTTTCACACTGGCCGGTGCAGATCCGGCTCGTGCCTCCGCATGCGCCGTTCCTCAAGGACGCGGACCTGCTCGTCACGGCCGACTGCGCGGCCGCGGCCCATCCCGCGTTGCACGCCGACCTCCTGCCCGGCCGCGTGCTCCTGCTCGGCTGCCCCAAGTTCGACGACGCGGCGGCCTATGAGGACAAGTTCACGGCCATCTTCCAGGCCAATGCCCCGCGTTCCGTCACGGTTCTGGAGATGGAGGTGCCCTGCTGTTCCGGCCTGTCGCGCATCGTGCTGGCCGCCATGCGCCGGGCCGGGATCGCCGCGCCCCTGGAAAAGATCGTGCTCGGCCTGGACGGCCGGGTGCTCGGCCGCCGACCCCTGGCCGCCTGA
- a CDS encoding cupin domain-containing protein, with protein sequence MKKIELFKENGFKDKGFSPLFAHESPYMKVVNFNFEPGQELPVHSHDIEGELVIAVLEGRGEFLSKDGTMPAGTGDILVSPIATPHGLRAATRMRVLVTITPPI encoded by the coding sequence ATGAAGAAGATCGAGCTGTTCAAGGAAAACGGATTCAAGGACAAGGGCTTCTCCCCGCTTTTCGCCCACGAGTCGCCCTACATGAAGGTCGTGAACTTCAACTTCGAGCCCGGCCAGGAGCTGCCCGTGCACTCCCACGACATTGAGGGCGAGCTGGTCATCGCCGTGCTCGAGGGCCGGGGCGAGTTCCTGTCCAAGGACGGGACCATGCCCGCCGGGACCGGCGACATCCTGGTCAGCCCCATCGCCACGCCCCACGGGCTGCGCGCCGCCACCCGCATGCGTGTGCTGGTGACCATCACGCCCCCTATTTGA
- a CDS encoding diguanylate cyclase: protein MFFRLIPDSLRGRVRLFSLLLIVLPVLASALLFGIFLKGRAEEQERFHLDVLLEQYTAEADAWLERCMADVAFLAESEEARDLNMKGLGRLLTAFSHTHQGFIALSFVNAQGVTVLDPSGTPAGMDLSDREYFLAARRGDRAITDVITSRATGLPVLVFSAPVLGPERDFRGIILGASSPAALDQMARLAATSEGRIIRILDRKGERVTGRSGPQAGVVGPPLESPLRELVFKDMPLPPTYPDGAGRLVVGRSRPLKDGVWMAVAETPLAVVHAGVWGFLAVAVLAALAVIVLLTPALLRLTRSVEAPLEEMARLSRAMEEGGRDIDCAPGAFRTAPYEIRTLYDAFCHMTGKLRDTISQLAVCAITDALTGLANRRSLLDEGRRLAAFCRRAGIPFSVLMIDLDGFKQINDTLGHQAGDEVLRHVADQLRQAARGTDFVARYGGEEFVVLAPGAGAPQALSLAERLRESVEAGACPLENQSVLCSVSIGVATLDGSGSPEQDLEAALGRADQALYQAKNAGRNRVRAFGPASPDS from the coding sequence ATGTTCTTCCGTCTCATCCCGGACAGCCTGCGCGGCCGGGTCCGGCTCTTTTCCCTTTTGCTCATCGTCCTGCCCGTGCTCGCCTCGGCCCTGCTCTTCGGGATCTTTCTCAAGGGCCGGGCCGAGGAACAGGAACGCTTTCACCTGGACGTGCTCCTGGAGCAGTACACGGCCGAGGCCGACGCCTGGCTGGAACGCTGCATGGCGGACGTGGCCTTCCTGGCCGAGAGCGAGGAAGCCCGCGACCTGAACATGAAGGGCCTGGGCCGCCTCCTGACGGCCTTCTCCCACACCCACCAGGGCTTCATCGCCCTGAGTTTCGTCAACGCCCAGGGCGTCACGGTCCTGGACCCTTCGGGCACCCCCGCGGGCATGGACCTCTCGGACCGGGAGTACTTCCTGGCCGCGCGCCGGGGCGACCGCGCCATCACGGACGTCATCACGAGCCGGGCCACGGGCCTGCCCGTGCTGGTCTTCTCCGCCCCGGTGCTGGGGCCGGAACGGGACTTCCGGGGCATCATCCTGGGCGCGTCCAGCCCGGCGGCCCTGGACCAGATGGCCCGGTTGGCGGCCACCTCCGAGGGCCGGATCATCCGCATCCTGGACCGCAAGGGCGAACGGGTCACGGGTCGTTCCGGGCCCCAGGCCGGAGTCGTGGGCCCGCCACTGGAGTCGCCGCTCCGCGAACTGGTCTTCAAGGACATGCCGCTGCCGCCCACCTACCCGGACGGCGCGGGACGCCTCGTGGTCGGCCGCTCGCGGCCCCTCAAGGACGGCGTGTGGATGGCCGTGGCCGAGACGCCCCTGGCCGTGGTCCACGCCGGGGTCTGGGGCTTCCTGGCGGTGGCCGTGCTGGCCGCCCTGGCGGTCATCGTCCTGCTCACCCCGGCCCTGCTGCGGCTGACGCGCTCGGTGGAGGCCCCGCTGGAGGAGATGGCCCGGCTGTCCCGGGCCATGGAGGAAGGAGGGCGGGACATTGATTGCGCCCCGGGAGCCTTCCGCACCGCCCCATACGAGATCAGGACCCTGTACGACGCCTTCTGCCACATGACCGGCAAGCTGCGGGACACCATTTCGCAGCTGGCCGTGTGCGCGATCACGGACGCCCTCACGGGCCTGGCCAACCGGCGCTCGCTCCTGGACGAGGGCCGCCGGCTCGCGGCCTTCTGCCGCCGCGCGGGCATCCCCTTCTCCGTGCTCATGATCGACCTGGACGGCTTCAAGCAGATCAACGACACCCTGGGCCACCAGGCCGGGGACGAGGTGCTGCGCCACGTGGCGGACCAGCTCCGCCAGGCCGCCCGGGGCACGGACTTCGTGGCCCGCTATGGGGGAGAGGAATTCGTGGTCCTGGCCCCCGGGGCCGGAGCGCCCCAGGCCCTTTCCCTGGCCGAACGCCTGCGCGAGTCCGTGGAGGCCGGGGCCTGCCCCCTGGAAAACCAGTCCGTGCTCTGCTCGGTGAGCATCGGCGTGGCCACCCTGGACGGCTCGGGCTCGCCCGAGCAGGATCTGGAGGCCGCCCTGGGCCGGGCGGACCAGGCCCTCTACCAGGCCAAGAACGCGGGCCGCAACCGCGTCCGGGCCTTCGGCCCGGCTTCGCCGGATTCCTGA